The segment CGTCCATTTATTGCTCCTTTCAGAAACTTTGAGCGGTTCCTGAAACTGAGCATGATGGACGACTCCAGCATATGTCAAACTATGGGAGTCTCCCCGGCAAAGCCGGGGGTTTACCCTTATCAATTATGGGTGCCAAAATATGGATAGGCTGTTTGTCAAGCAGACAGATGTGGCCAGCACACTTACCAACCTTAGACCACAAAAGTATTTGATGGACACTGACTATGCGTGGTTTTTCAATGAGAAAGATGATCTGCTGGTCGGTTGGGCCGACACCGGATCTGCGCTCGGATGGCGGGATCACCACAGACAATTGATATCTGCCGACTTTCTGGACAAACTGAAATCGAAGCTAAACAGCTCGGGTCTGGAACTGGATGATGTAGTCCCATTAATGAGTCTGCGGGAGAACTCATATAACGAATGGATACGGTACTCGAACGACCTGACGGCTATAGGTTCTGGCATAAACATCGGGTCGCCTGATTGGATATCGTCTTTTGCGTGGAACCTGTACGGCTCCCTCGACGCGGACGGCAAAGCGCTTGCTAGGTCCGACGGCGGCCTTCATCTGGCCAAATTTGACCCGCAATATGTTTTGAGTATTTTCAAGGCTCAAAAAATGCAGGCACATCCCGACAGCGAGATGCCGCTTTCTCTGATCGGAGAGTCTGCAGCCGATTCTATCGAAAAGAGCAAGCAGAAAGCGCAAGAATTTACCGGGCGGGCAGTATCCGATCCGCAGATCTTATCAACCATGACAATGCGTGTTGTGAAATCTCCTGCAACCAACCGACTGTACAATGATAAAGGCTTCGTGCCGGTTCCATCCGGTCTAAAACTGTCAGAATACAAGATTGTGTTTGCTTATAAAATTGACGGAGAAGACCATAGTTACACCGTCTCCGGCCCGGCGCTGGCATTTCCTGTGTGGTCGGATGCGCGCGAAGCCGAGGTTATCAAAGCGTCTCAATAGTCCGGCAAGTCATACTCGGCTGCCAGGTGCGCGTGTGCATGCTCAAGCTGTGCCAGTTTATTGACCAGATGCTTATTAAACTCAGGCAAATCACCCGGGCTGCGGCTTGAGAGGAAATTGTCGTCCTCCACTGCAGGCTCGTCGACCCATATCGCCCCTGCGTTAACCAGGTCGTCTTTGATGGTGTGATACGATGTCATCTTTCGCCCTCGAACAAGCCCAGCCGATATGAGCAGCCATGGCCCATGACAGATAACTGCTATGGGCTTGTTCTGCTCATTCATATAGCGAAGAAAATCCTGCGCTGATTTGTTTTCTCGAAGCTTGTCAGCGTTAACTGCCCCTCCTGGTATAAGTGCGGCATCGTAGTCCTCTGTGTTTGCCTGATCTATAGGCACATCCACTTCGAATTTATCACCCATATGTGTATGATGCATGCCCTGAACAAGCCGCTCGGCCGGTGAAAGAATATGCACCACGGCGCCCTCGGCCTGCAGAGCATCTCGCGGGCTTGTGAACTCAATTTGTTCGAAGCCGTCAGTCATAATTGCGGCTACGCGTATGTTTTCGAGCTTGTTTCCCGACATTTCGACCCTCCATCGGCTGTACAATTGTTAGATTTTTTGTTCTTCCCTATTGGCACATCTTCATAAGAGCTACCCGCTGGTGTGTGTGAATAAACAAGAGCCTAAGAAGCAATCAAACGAAATCCAATGTTTAGTCAGATGTTTCTCGGTGATTTCGATAGTTAATCGTTAATTTCGTGCAGGAGTTTGTATTGATTGTGGGGAAGTACTGCTCAGTTGTAGCTGGCAGGCAGCACGGTATGTGAAATACCTGGATGATAGATGTTTGCATTGGCATCTTAATCTAAACTGCTGTGCAATGCTGGCCAAGGCCTGCCTGGTAAGCCATCCGGCCCCTGGTGCCGCGTGGATTGCGCGCATCATGGAACGGAGTTCTTAGAACTGGATAACTGGAGCAGAGCACAATGGTAGAATGGAAGCTAAGCGCTGCGGGCAAAGCCAAGCCCTCTGCGCGCGTTTCGGAAGGCAGTATTAACATCGGGCAACTGTCGCGAGTAATTAATATGTCTCCGAGACCGTTCGTGCTGATAAACGAACGTGAACTGAGCGTGCTGCGGCGCGGATTGACCAAGGATGGTTGGAAAAGGATCCTCTATCTGCAGCCCGCGGACCTTCGCCATGGCATTTATGTAGGCGCGGGCCTGCTGTCGACAGCAAATCAATGGCTGGAGAAAGAAGTTCAGATCCCAGAGCCCGAAACAGAAATGGGCAAGTCCGTATGCGATAGCGGGACTGGTGAAGTCTCTAATGACCCGACTCGACATACGCAACACGCCCGCCTGGCAGGAGCCGCACTCTCGCTGGCTATTGTCTACAGCATCGAGAAGGACAAAACCTACTCCGACAAAGCCGCCCAAATACTGCTTATGTACAGCGAGTATTATCGGAGGCTCGGCAATTGCCGCGAAAATGTACGGGATTCCAGCGCAGAAGCCGCTTGGGCTATAGCGATGACCCAAGCATATGATCTGATTTACTACTCAAGAAGCCTCAATGAGAACGAAAGAGCAGCAATCGAAACACAGCTTTTCAGGCCGCTTGCAAACCGATTTCGAGACCTCGAAGATGCGGGTGTGCCGGGAGCTTGGCACTTATCCGCAGTCGGCGTGATCGGGCTTTGCACTAAAGATGCTCAATTGGTGGCTGCCTCTATTGACTCCTATAGAAAATGGATATCTACACAAATAGGTGACGGCGGGCTTTTACCGGAACATCTAAATGCTCATTTTAGCGCGACATCCGCACTGTTATATTTTGCCGAGGCTTGTTACCATGGGGGAATCGACATTTTTTCCATGGGTTCGCAGACTCGATCACTCAAAGCAATGTTCCTGGCTCCGCTGAACCTTATGTATCCTTCTTTCCGCTTCCCGGCAATAGGCAATGAACAATTCGACTCATTTCTTCCGCTTGACCTCTATGAAGTGGCTTACAGGCGATGGGGAGACCCGGAACTCTCGTGGGTTCTGAAAAAAGGCTATAAATTTGGTCAGGATCCGGCAAACAACTACCATCTCCAGCATCCCGAGCGCTTCAGCAGGTCGGGTTTTTATGCGTTTTTGTTCGGACGTGACTTGCCGGGCCGTTCGGCAGCTCCGCTGTTCAAAAGCGAAGACTATCCATCGCTGGGAATATGTACATTAAGAAGCGGCGATGACTTGATGGCAACCGTAGATTATTACGCTCACAACAACCATCATCTCAGCAGACTCGGTTTCACACTTTCTGCCGGTGATGATGTAGTGATTGCGGATTACGGCACATCTCCGCTCTGCAGCAGCGCGATTTCCGAGTGGTCGCAAAGCACAGCCGCGCATAATACGGTGATGGTTGATGAGAAATCACAATCTCTTGCAGGTAAAAGCGGACTAACCGCTCAGTGTTACGGCACATTTATTCAAGGGGTCGAGTGTATCGCGAGCAATTGCTACCCAGGCGTAAGTCATAAGCGGAAGATAATAATTCTGGACCGCATTTGCATCATCCAAGACAACCTGACGGGTGATGATGAGCACAACTACGATTGGCTGATGCGCTGTCAGGGTATTGCACGCCTGCATGGCTGCGCGGAATCTATCGAGGTCCCAAAATCAAATACTCCGATGATAGAATGGAAGAAAGCATACAAGACATCCGGCGAATGCAGGGTCGATTGGCAGCTTTCAAATGGCGTTCTTGCCGCCGGAATATGGCACTTCGGAAGTAAAGGTGAGATTGCTCTCGGTAACTGCGCCACCGACACCGCACAAAACAGTGTGCCGATACTGCGCTGCCGCCAGCAGGGAAAAGAAGCGTCTTTTTTGGCAGTGCTGGCGCCGATGTCTGAAGCAGATGAAATATTTATGAAAAGAGACCGGAACCTGATCACGCTGACAAAGAAAGAAAGCGTTGAGTATCTGTATATAAGGGGATGTGACGACGTCGAAAAAAATGCCACTCAAAATGGATTAGAACTGGAAACTGATGCAAGTTTTGCAGCCGTCAGGACATGTGATGGTGAGATCAGGTCTATGGTGATCTCCGAAGGCTCGTGGCTGAAATGGAACGGTAAATCCATACTGGAGTGTTCTTCACAGGTTGGCTGCCTCGAACTGGTATTTGAAGAGAGAGGTCCACAGATGAAATATCACGGCGAGGCCTCCGGCATGGTAAAGATCAGGACCAACGCGCGGGCGATGAGAGTGAACGGTGTGCGAGCACAAGCCTATAATACTGACGGCTACGCCACTCTACGAATAGCCGGGCACATGATTGCCGGTGAAATGCATCCACACAAGAATTAATTAGGTGCTCCTGTCTTGTATATTCGTTCTCTCTGCTAGACAGGAGCCATGCGCGGTATAGTTCTACCCCCTAAACACAACCGAGAAGTTCAAGAAAGCAAGACCGCAATCCTGGACCGGTTCAATCTGACTGATACACTGCCAGGCTCGCTTGACCATTACCGCTTGAACCTTTAGAATTACAATGTCAGTAAAAAACAGGAGAACCGGTCAATTGGCAAACGTAGAAATGGAGACCATCGTAAACCTGTGCAAGGCGCGCGGGTTTATTTTTCAATCATCTGAGATATACGGCGGGCTGGGCAGCACATGGGACTACGGCCCGCTTGGTGTTGAGCTTAAGCGCAATGTCAAGGAAGCCTGGTGGCGGTATATGATCTCTACCCGCGACAATGTGGTCGGCCTTGACTCCGCTATTCTTATGCACCCAAAAGTCTGGGAGACATCCGGCCATGTGCAAAACTTCACCGATCCGCTGGTCGACTGCAAGCAGTGCAAGCAGCGCTTCCGCGCAGATGACCTCGAAGATGTCAAGAAATGTCCGGCATGCGGCGGCGAGCTTACCGAAGCGCGGCAGTTCAACTGCATGTTTAAGACTCACATGGGACCGCTGGAAGACAGCGCCGCAGTAGTCTATATGCGTCCTGAGACCGCCCAAGGAATATTCGTTAACTTCACCAACGTTCAGCAGGCGACACGCAAGAAGCTGCCGTTCGGAATAGGCCAGGTGGGCAAATCATTCAGAAACGAGATAACCCCGGGCAACTTCACCTTCCGCACACGCGAGTTCGAGCAGATGGAGCTGGAGTTTTTCTGTATGCCCGGCACCGATGACGAGTGGTTCGAATATTGGATCAACGAGCGCAAAAACTGGTATACAAGGCTGGGCATGAAAGAAGAAAACATGCGGCTGCGAGCGCATGATCCGGCTGAGCTTGCGTTCTACTCTAAGGGCACGACCGATATCGAGTATAAATTCCCGTTCGGCTGGGGTGAACTCGAAGGAATCGCCAACCGCACAAATTACGACCTTTCGAAGCACTCTGAAGGATCTGGCAAAGACCTGACTTTCTTCGACGAAGCCAGCGGCGAGCATGTAACTCCGTTCGTTATCGAGCCGTCAGCCGGGGCAGACAGAGCAACCCTGGCGTTCTTGCTGGACGCTTATGATGTGGAAATAATTCCAAAGGGCGAAAAGAAGGACAAGCGCACTGTTTTACGATTAAGCAAAGACCTTGCGCCGATAAAGGCCGCGGTTATGCCGCTTCTGCGTAACAGGCCCGAGATAGTCGAGACGGCAAAGAAACTTGCGCATGACCTGCAGCGCGCCTTCCCGACAATGTATGACGACACAGCCTCCATAGGCAGACTATATCGCCGGCAGGACGAGATCGGCACACTCTGGTGCATAACCGTGGACGTGCAGACAGTCGAGGAAGACCACCAGGTCACCATCCGCGACCGAGACAGTATGCAGCAGATCAGAATGCCCATAGAAGGCGTAAAGCAGTATCTGAGGGATAAATTAGAGAATGTGGACTGCTAAGACTAGGTTTCAATCTTCCAGGAGAAATATCCAATGAGTAATCCCGAACTCATTGCACTCGTTGATCGGCTGTGCAACGAGACAAACGAAACCGAATGGCTGGAGTTCAAGAGAAACCGATATGAACCGCAAGAACTCGGAGAGTACATCTCAGCCTTAGCTAACGGTGCATGTCTGGCGGGAAAACCTCGTGGATATATATTGTTTGGAGTTGATGATGAGTCTCATAATGTAGTAGATACCAAATTTGACCCACACACTGCCAAAGGAAAAGGTAACCAGAGTCTGCTGATTTGGTTAAGAAGTGGATTGCAGCCCAATACCGGTTTTGAAGTTCATATTGTCAATCATCCTAATGGACGCATAGTATTATTTGAAATACACCCAGCTTGGGATCGCCCGGTTAAATTCTATGGGAAGGCATTCATCCGAATTGGCTCAAGTAAAACAAATTTGGAAAAACACCCAGACAAGGAACGAGCTATTTGGAATCGCCATACAGATTGGTCTGCACAGGTCTGCGAAAGGGCAACAATAGCTGATCTTGATTCTGTTGCAATACAGATGGCTCGAGAGCAGTTCAAAATCAAAAACCCTAGACAAATCGCTGATGTTGATAGTTGGGATGATATAACTTTTCTCAACAAGGCTAAGCTTACAATTCAAGGGGCTATCAGTCATGCAGCAATAGTGCTACTTGGGAAACCTGAATCTGCCGCGCTATTATCACCAGCGGTGGCAAAAATATCTTGGATACTGAAAGACGCACACAATCAGGAGTTGGACTATGAACACTTTGGACCACCATTTGTTCTAGCAGTGGACAAGGTGCTTAGCCGTATTCGCAACCTGACTATTCGTACTCTACCTAGTGGTACATTATTTCCGCAAGAAATTACTCAATATGACCCATGGGTAATACGTGAGGCTCTTCATAATTGTATTGCTCATCAGGACTATAGTCTTCACGGTCGAATAAATATCGTGGAGACGTCAGATTCAATTTTGTTAACCAATATGGGCAGTTTCTTGCCTGGAGACATAGAAACAGTTATATGTCAAGATGCGCCGTTAGAAATCTATCGCAACCCGGTCCTAGCTGAGGCGATGGTTGGGTTGAATATGATTGATACACAAGGCGGCGGCATCAAGCGTATGTTCCGAACGCAGATGCAGAGGTTCTTCCCTTTGCCAGATTTTGATTTCACTGAGCCGGATCGAGTGGCTGTCAAAATTCAAGGGAGGATTATCGATGAGCAATATACGCGTTTGTTGATGGCTAATGGAAATCTTGATCTGTGGCAAGTAATCCAGTTGGATCGTGTTCAAAAACAACTTCCAATATCGCGTGATGCACATCGTCGACTGAAAGCTGCAAACCTAGTGGAAGGGCGCTATCCAAACATAATTGTTGCTGCTCTTATTGCAAAAGCCACTGGGCAGAAAGCGCGCTATATTCGCGATAGAGGGTTTGACAAGAAGTATTATCTCGATGCGATTTTGGCTTTGGTAAATAAGCACGGGCCTGTTGACCGTAAAGATATTAATGCTCTGCTTCTGGAGAAGCTGCCTGAAGTACTCACAGAATCTCAGAAGAAATCTAAGATTCATAATTTGCTTGCCGAATTAGCACGTGAGGGAAAAATATACAATACAGGTACTCGACCAAAACCGCGCTGGCAGATAGTTAAAAGCGATGACGATTTATCAAACCATAATGAGAAGTAAAACAATGAACTGTTAAACATTGTTTGTTGCTGATACTGCGATTACCTGGATATTGTTTGCTAAAGCAGGCCATTTTGGCTCGATTAACAAAGCTTTTAACAAAGATTCTAGCAAAGCATACCTTGTTAGCTGCCTGATAATACGTCAGATTTTAGCCCGGTGCGAACATGTGGTTAACACACTGTAAATGCAAAACAACCAACAAAACAGCTCAATCTGCAGGTGGAGTGATGCCAAATATTGGCTTACTCCTTTGGCGCTGACTTTCATCATATACATTCCCTCCCTTTTTTCTTACTTCCAGCAGGACGACTGGGGCCATCTGACCACAGTCACCCAACCCGGATTTAACCCATGGTTGTTCGGACAGTGGTTCTACAGGCCGCTCTTTCTTGCTGCCTTCGGCGGGCTGTATAAAGCATTCGGGCTGAATGCAGGTGCATGGCATATAGTCGAACTAATGCTGCATCTGATTAACGTTGCCCTGGTATATCACCTTATCAGAAGATTGAAATTCGGCCAGTCGGCGGCAACAGTCGGTGCGCTGGCGTTCGGAGTCTTTCCACTCAGCACTAATGCAGCGGCATGGTTATCGGATATATCCGGTATTGCCGCCACCACGCTTTGCCTGGCTGCTGCTCTCATCGCCTTGTCCGACCGCATTTCAGTGCTTATCAGAGGAGTGTTATGCGCTGTTGTGTGGGCGAGTGCGCTTTTTTTTAAGGAAGAGTCAGCGAGCATGATCGCTGTGCTGCCATTGCTTCCATTGTTTAATAATACAAATAGAAGCAGGCGCGAGTGGATTGTCTGGTTTGCGTCATGCCTGATGATGGTCGGTGCATTTGCATTCTTCATGCATATGGAAGGTCAATGCCAGCATACTTTAGGCAATGCGAATGCCCGCGTGAGTCTTGAGTTGCTGCGCAGAGCGGCGACCTTCGTGCTGTGGCCGACAAGTATGGGCCTGCCGATTTTCGCAGCAAGCGAAATATGGATGCCTGCAATTCTCGTTGTTGTGCCGATAGCACTCTGGCTACTGTATCCGAGTCTTAGGCCCGGAATTTTCTGGCTTATCACTACAGGCTTATCTATTGGAATAGCCTTGAAGTATCTGGCGCCGGCGGGCCGCTATTTTTATATACCAGCTATAGGAATATGCCTGTGCATTGCGGCTCTTGTGCAGCGGCTTTCAGCGGTCGAACGCCCCGTTCCCTTCATTACACGGTTTATTGCTGCTCTGCTCGTGGTATGGATTGTTTCAATAGGCGCTGCGCTGCCTGCAGTTTCAATTGCTGCCGGATTGATCGTAATGTTGTGGAAAAGCGGATCAGACGAAAAAGACAAACTCGACCACGCCAAATGCACTGCAGCACTTGCTGCGGCTTGCATCTTTACATTGCTCGAATATTTATCCGTGACTCTATCAAGTGTCGGGTATTTCCCAATCTGGCTGACCCTGGTTGTGCCGCTGGCCATAGCCGCTGTGTTCATTATAAACGACCCTGCCTGCCGCGTACGGCCGTCGCGGCGGTATGAGTATGTGTTATTGTCCTGTCTTGCATTTTGGACACAGCAGCCGACAGCATTGATATTCCTGTTGGCGCTCATATGTATTCGTTTGACAGAGAACAAAAAACAAAATACTTCCGTAAAACCTATTGGAGCTTGGGCTGGAATACTGGCGGGAGCGATTATTATATTGCCATGGACCGCTATGTCGATTTCGCGAAACCTAACATGGCTTCATTCCGGACAAATAGTCAGGTCGGCAGTAAGCCGGACAGCGCATATTATGAGCCGACTGCCTAAAGGTTCGGATGTTGTTGTTGTAGACAAAGCCGGAATGACATCTCCTGAGCCTCGCATACTGCAAGCTGCGTCTCGCCTGATCGCACGACGGTCCGATTTGAGGATTAAACTAGCTCAAGAAAAAGACCCGAAGGCTTATAATATAGTATGTGACAGCCAATGGCGCATCAAGCTCTATCGGCCGGATAATTAACATGAATATACGCGAAACATACGAACAACTCGAAAAAGAAATACTCTCAGCCGATGCAATACTCGCCTGCAAGTCGAAGGGCAGGCTACGCCCGGAACCGCAGGACAGTGTGCGAACCTGCTTTCAGCGCGACCGTGACAGAATAATACACTGCAAATCATTTCGCAGGCTCAAACACAAGACGCAGGTATTTATTGACCCGGAAGAGGACCACTATCGCACGCGGCTCACTCATACTCTGGAGGTCGCGCAGATTGCCCGCACCATCTCACGCGCGCTCCGCCTCAATGAAGACCTCACTGAAGCAATCGCTCTGGGTCATGACCTCGGTCATACTCCGTTCGGCCATGCCGGTGAAGCTGCGCTTGATGAGGTAATTCGGGAATATGTGCCGGACGCCTCTTTCAGACACTCTGAGCAGAGCCTGAGAGTGGTCGATGTGCTTGAAAACAAGGGCAAGGGGCTTAATCTGACTTACGAGGTCAGAGACGGCATTCTGCACCACTCCAAGGGCAATGCAGACCTTGTGATTGATTCCCGCGGACCCTCCACTTTTGAAGGCAGGGTTGTAAAGATCAGCGACCGTGTAGCGTATGTAAACCATGATATAGACGATGCAATCCGCGCCGGCATTATCACCGAGGATGATCTGCCGACGGATTGTGTCGAAATCCTTGGCAGAAGCCACTCGCACAGGATTGGAGCAATGGTCGAGGATATCATATATTACTCCGCCGAGCACAAAGCCATAGGAATGAGCGAACCATTCCGAAAAGCCACTAACCGCCTCAAGGACTACCTCTTCAAGCATGTTTACGGCCGCGATGTAGTCGGAATCGCTGAGTTAAAAAATGCAGGTGAAGTGCTTAAAGAGCTTTTTCGGTTCTACATGGCCGACCCGGATCAACTGCATTCGGCGCATGGTGAGTCTTTCGAATTGAACAAAGACACTAATGAACTGGCTCGCTGTGTCTGCGACTTCATCTCAGGCATGACCGACCGTTATGCTCAAAAAGATTACACGCTCAGATTTGTTAAGTAACAGGCCGACTCACAAATTGCTTGACTCAGTGGTGCCCACGCATGTAGAATGAATGGGCGGAGGTAACCTCTTTGAAAGGCGGCACTCTCTCGAACTTTGATGAGTGGTCTCCAAATCGCCGTCATTTGCCCATATTATTTTTTGGCAGCAAGCAGGTCTGAATGTCACTATACATAGTAATAACGATTATCGTAGTCGCCCTCATTTTTGATTTTCTGAACGGTTTCCATGACGCGGCAAACTCGATTGCAACTATTGTCGCAACAAAGGTTCTTTCACCGTTTCAGGCAGTAATATGGGCGGCTTTTTTTAACTTTCTGGCTCCTCTTGTATTTGGCGTGCATGTTGCCGATACGGTCGGCAAGACTGTCAACGCAGCGATCTTTTCATCTCATACAATGCTGATAATAGCTCTGTCGGGGCTATGCGGAGCAATTTTCTGGAACATCATTACCTGGTATATTGGACTGCCGACCAGTTCTTCCCACGCTCTGATCGGAGGGCTTGCCGGTGCAGGTCTAACTGCCGCCCACATTTTGACCGGTTCCATGAAAAACGTATTGAACTGGGAGA is part of the Armatimonadota bacterium genome and harbors:
- a CDS encoding deoxyguanosinetriphosphate triphosphohydrolase, yielding MNIRETYEQLEKEILSADAILACKSKGRLRPEPQDSVRTCFQRDRDRIIHCKSFRRLKHKTQVFIDPEEDHYRTRLTHTLEVAQIARTISRALRLNEDLTEAIALGHDLGHTPFGHAGEAALDEVIREYVPDASFRHSEQSLRVVDVLENKGKGLNLTYEVRDGILHHSKGNADLVIDSRGPSTFEGRVVKISDRVAYVNHDIDDAIRAGIITEDDLPTDCVEILGRSHSHRIGAMVEDIIYYSAEHKAIGMSEPFRKATNRLKDYLFKHVYGRDVVGIAELKNAGEVLKELFRFYMADPDQLHSAHGESFELNKDTNELARCVCDFISGMTDRYAQKDYTLRFVK
- a CDS encoding glycine--tRNA ligase; the protein is METIVNLCKARGFIFQSSEIYGGLGSTWDYGPLGVELKRNVKEAWWRYMISTRDNVVGLDSAILMHPKVWETSGHVQNFTDPLVDCKQCKQRFRADDLEDVKKCPACGGELTEARQFNCMFKTHMGPLEDSAAVVYMRPETAQGIFVNFTNVQQATRKKLPFGIGQVGKSFRNEITPGNFTFRTREFEQMELEFFCMPGTDDEWFEYWINERKNWYTRLGMKEENMRLRAHDPAELAFYSKGTTDIEYKFPFGWGELEGIANRTNYDLSKHSEGSGKDLTFFDEASGEHVTPFVIEPSAGADRATLAFLLDAYDVEIIPKGEKKDKRTVLRLSKDLAPIKAAVMPLLRNRPEIVETAKKLAHDLQRAFPTMYDDTASIGRLYRRQDEIGTLWCITVDVQTVEEDHQVTIRDRDSMQQIRMPIEGVKQYLRDKLENVDC
- a CDS encoding RNA-binding domain-containing protein, giving the protein MSNPELIALVDRLCNETNETEWLEFKRNRYEPQELGEYISALANGACLAGKPRGYILFGVDDESHNVVDTKFDPHTAKGKGNQSLLIWLRSGLQPNTGFEVHIVNHPNGRIVLFEIHPAWDRPVKFYGKAFIRIGSSKTNLEKHPDKERAIWNRHTDWSAQVCERATIADLDSVAIQMAREQFKIKNPRQIADVDSWDDITFLNKAKLTIQGAISHAAIVLLGKPESAALLSPAVAKISWILKDAHNQELDYEHFGPPFVLAVDKVLSRIRNLTIRTLPSGTLFPQEITQYDPWVIREALHNCIAHQDYSLHGRINIVETSDSILLTNMGSFLPGDIETVICQDAPLEIYRNPVLAEAMVGLNMIDTQGGGIKRMFRTQMQRFFPLPDFDFTEPDRVAVKIQGRIIDEQYTRLLMANGNLDLWQVIQLDRVQKQLPISRDAHRRLKAANLVEGRYPNIIVAALIAKATGQKARYIRDRGFDKKYYLDAILALVNKHGPVDRKDINALLLEKLPEVLTESQKKSKIHNLLAELAREGKIYNTGTRPKPRWQIVKSDDDLSNHNEK
- a CDS encoding heparinase II/III family protein, with translation MVEWKLSAAGKAKPSARVSEGSINIGQLSRVINMSPRPFVLINERELSVLRRGLTKDGWKRILYLQPADLRHGIYVGAGLLSTANQWLEKEVQIPEPETEMGKSVCDSGTGEVSNDPTRHTQHARLAGAALSLAIVYSIEKDKTYSDKAAQILLMYSEYYRRLGNCRENVRDSSAEAAWAIAMTQAYDLIYYSRSLNENERAAIETQLFRPLANRFRDLEDAGVPGAWHLSAVGVIGLCTKDAQLVAASIDSYRKWISTQIGDGGLLPEHLNAHFSATSALLYFAEACYHGGIDIFSMGSQTRSLKAMFLAPLNLMYPSFRFPAIGNEQFDSFLPLDLYEVAYRRWGDPELSWVLKKGYKFGQDPANNYHLQHPERFSRSGFYAFLFGRDLPGRSAAPLFKSEDYPSLGICTLRSGDDLMATVDYYAHNNHHLSRLGFTLSAGDDVVIADYGTSPLCSSAISEWSQSTAAHNTVMVDEKSQSLAGKSGLTAQCYGTFIQGVECIASNCYPGVSHKRKIIILDRICIIQDNLTGDDEHNYDWLMRCQGIARLHGCAESIEVPKSNTPMIEWKKAYKTSGECRVDWQLSNGVLAAGIWHFGSKGEIALGNCATDTAQNSVPILRCRQQGKEASFLAVLAPMSEADEIFMKRDRNLITLTKKESVEYLYIRGCDDVEKNATQNGLELETDASFAAVRTCDGEIRSMVISEGSWLKWNGKSILECSSQVGCLELVFEERGPQMKYHGEASGMVKIRTNARAMRVNGVRAQAYNTDGYATLRIAGHMIAGEMHPHKN
- a CDS encoding type 1 glutamine amidotransferase domain-containing protein; this encodes MSGNKLENIRVAAIMTDGFEQIEFTSPRDALQAEGAVVHILSPAERLVQGMHHTHMGDKFEVDVPIDQANTEDYDAALIPGGAVNADKLRENKSAQDFLRYMNEQNKPIAVICHGPWLLISAGLVRGRKMTSYHTIKDDLVNAGAIWVDEPAVEDDNFLSSRSPGDLPEFNKHLVNKLAQLEHAHAHLAAEYDLPDY